Proteins from a single region of Streptomyces sp. Tu 3180:
- a CDS encoding DUF2510 domain-containing protein, whose product MTPPPGWYRDPHAPHLERWWDGTAWTEHRRAPGPAAGPVPPSPGGAGGRAGAVALTTAGAVLVAAIVTGAVFLGGDDDGPRAGAGPTAATSVPAPRTPSPSASPSEDPGVVVDQLNGITFPLLDGWVRPENVVEEDAVMTTEGTYDCPGDGTVCRHGLVISRTVTESDETSPELLAEEDIAEAADEAFHEDATGRRPYGGIESHRVVGAGPVAVAGRAGYFVRWRVTTAEGPGGYVQSLVFPSSVGTESPVVVRYVFDAGEDGPPLADMDRITEGIRSLTDADSGGGVGSSIGPAD is encoded by the coding sequence ATGACGCCTCCGCCCGGCTGGTACCGCGACCCGCACGCCCCGCACCTGGAACGCTGGTGGGACGGCACGGCCTGGACCGAGCACCGGCGCGCCCCCGGGCCCGCCGCCGGACCGGTGCCCCCGTCCCCGGGCGGCGCCGGCGGCCGCGCCGGAGCGGTGGCCCTCACCACCGCCGGGGCCGTGCTCGTCGCCGCGATCGTCACCGGAGCGGTGTTCCTCGGCGGGGACGACGACGGCCCGCGGGCGGGGGCCGGTCCGACGGCGGCCACCTCCGTCCCCGCACCGCGGACCCCGTCGCCGTCCGCCTCCCCTTCCGAGGACCCGGGGGTGGTCGTGGACCAGCTCAACGGCATCACCTTCCCGCTCCTCGACGGCTGGGTCCGGCCGGAGAACGTCGTCGAGGAGGACGCCGTCATGACCACCGAGGGCACCTACGACTGCCCCGGCGACGGCACCGTCTGCCGCCACGGCCTCGTCATCTCCCGCACGGTGACCGAGTCCGACGAGACCTCGCCCGAACTGCTCGCCGAGGAGGACATCGCCGAGGCGGCCGACGAGGCCTTCCACGAGGACGCCACCGGCCGGCGCCCCTACGGGGGCATCGAGTCCCACCGGGTCGTCGGGGCCGGGCCGGTCGCGGTGGCGGGGCGCGCCGGGTACTTCGTGCGCTGGCGCGTGACGACCGCCGAGGGGCCCGGCGGCTACGTGCAGTCGCTGGTCTTCCCGTCCAGCGTCGGCACCGAGTCGCCCGTCGTCGTCCGGTACGTCTTCGACGCCGGCGAGGACGGACCGCCCCTGGCCGACATGGACCGCATCACCGAAGGCATCCGCTCCCTCACCGACGCCGACTCCGGCGGCGGCGTCGGCAGCAGCATCGGACCGGCGGACTGA
- a CDS encoding serine hydrolase: protein MGRDERLAAAVEAARPADGTGLSVAALDPGTGETVSYGGRAFVTASVVKVDILAALLLGAQDAGRELTAAERSYAAAMIVRSDNDAASALWDAIGRSAGLDAANARFGLTGTAGGDGTLWGLTRTTAVDRLGLLRQVFGEESELGAESRAFARGLMERVVADQAWGVPAAADAGTVWAVKNGWLPRDATGLWVVHSTGCVTVGGRVCLMAVLSDGNATRARGVALVERAAAAVRVAFGERPAAGG from the coding sequence GTGGGACGGGACGAGCGGCTCGCGGCGGCCGTGGAGGCGGCGCGGCCGGCGGACGGTACGGGGCTGTCGGTGGCGGCGCTCGATCCGGGCACCGGTGAGACCGTCTCGTACGGCGGGCGGGCGTTCGTCACCGCGAGCGTGGTCAAGGTCGACATCCTGGCGGCGCTGCTCCTCGGGGCGCAGGACGCGGGCCGGGAACTCACCGCGGCGGAGCGGTCGTACGCGGCCGCGATGATCGTGCGCAGTGACAACGACGCGGCGTCGGCGCTGTGGGACGCGATCGGGCGGTCGGCCGGTCTCGACGCGGCGAACGCCCGCTTCGGGCTGACCGGGACGGCGGGCGGCGACGGCACGCTGTGGGGTCTGACCCGCACCACGGCCGTGGACCGGCTGGGGCTGCTGCGGCAGGTGTTCGGTGAGGAGTCCGAACTGGGCGCGGAGTCACGGGCGTTCGCGCGGGGGCTGATGGAGCGGGTGGTCGCGGACCAGGCGTGGGGTGTGCCGGCCGCGGCGGACGCGGGCACGGTGTGGGCCGTGAAGAACGGCTGGCTGCCGCGTGACGCGACCGGGCTGTGGGTCGTGCACAGCACCGGGTGCGTCACGGTCGGCGGCCGGGTGTGCCTGATGGCGGTGCTGTCCGACGGCAACGCGACCAGGGCGCGGGGCGTCGCCCTGGTGGAGCGCGCGGCGGCGGCGGTGCGGGTGGCGTTCGGGGAACGCCCCGCGGCGGGCGGGTGA
- a CDS encoding aldehyde dehydrogenase family protein, whose amino-acid sequence MSEQSPELQVQNPATEEVIATVPAATAADVDAAVVRAARAQTAWAALAPGDRARLLRRFAAAVDEHLGELAALEVREAGHTVGNARWEAGNVRDLLDYAAGGVERLTGRQIPVSGGVDVTFLEPLGVVGVIAPWNFPMPIAAWGTAPALAAGNAVILKPAETTPLTALRLAELALLAGLPEGLFQVLPGHGPVAGNALVEHPGVAKIVFTGSTAVGRQVWAKGAAHLKRVTLELGGKSPNIVFADADLATAAAAAPMSFLDNAGQDCCARTRILVQRSVHDRFLELLAPAVQSVRVGDPADENVQMGPLISRTQLERVRSYVTDDLDGIRGKAPEGPGHWFPPTVLTGVDPHARVAVEEVFGPVAVVLPFDDEADAVRLANATDYGLSGSVWTRDAGRALRVSRAVRAGNLSVNSHSSVRYWTPFGGFKQSGVGRELGPDALAAFTETKNVFISTEA is encoded by the coding sequence GTGTCCGAGCAGTCCCCCGAGCTCCAGGTGCAGAACCCCGCGACCGAGGAGGTGATCGCCACCGTCCCCGCCGCGACCGCCGCCGACGTCGACGCCGCGGTCGTACGCGCCGCCCGCGCGCAGACCGCCTGGGCCGCCCTCGCCCCCGGCGACCGGGCCCGGCTGCTGCGCCGGTTCGCCGCCGCGGTCGACGAGCACCTGGGGGAACTCGCCGCCCTGGAGGTCCGCGAGGCCGGCCACACCGTCGGCAACGCCCGCTGGGAGGCGGGCAACGTCCGCGACCTGCTCGACTACGCGGCCGGGGGAGTGGAGCGCCTGACCGGCCGCCAGATCCCGGTGTCCGGCGGGGTGGACGTCACTTTCCTCGAACCGCTCGGCGTGGTCGGCGTGATCGCCCCCTGGAACTTCCCGATGCCCATCGCGGCCTGGGGCACCGCCCCCGCGCTCGCCGCCGGCAACGCGGTGATCCTCAAACCCGCCGAGACCACCCCCCTCACCGCCCTGCGCCTGGCCGAACTCGCCCTCCTGGCGGGGCTCCCCGAGGGCCTGTTCCAGGTGCTCCCCGGACACGGCCCGGTCGCCGGGAACGCGCTCGTGGAACACCCCGGCGTCGCCAAGATCGTGTTCACCGGGTCGACGGCCGTGGGCAGACAGGTGTGGGCGAAGGGCGCCGCGCACCTCAAACGCGTCACCCTGGAACTCGGCGGCAAGAGCCCCAACATCGTCTTCGCCGACGCCGACCTGGCCACCGCCGCGGCCGCCGCCCCCATGTCCTTCCTCGACAACGCCGGACAGGACTGCTGTGCCCGCACCCGCATCCTCGTCCAGCGCTCCGTGCACGACCGGTTCCTGGAACTGCTGGCGCCCGCGGTCCAGTCCGTCCGGGTCGGCGACCCCGCCGACGAGAACGTCCAGATGGGCCCGCTGATCTCCCGCACCCAGCTGGAGCGCGTCCGCTCCTACGTCACCGACGACCTCGACGGCATCCGCGGCAAGGCCCCCGAGGGCCCCGGCCACTGGTTCCCGCCCACCGTCCTCACCGGTGTCGACCCGCACGCCCGCGTCGCCGTCGAGGAGGTCTTCGGCCCCGTCGCCGTCGTCCTCCCCTTCGACGACGAGGCCGACGCCGTACGCCTGGCCAACGCCACCGACTACGGCCTGTCCGGCTCGGTCTGGACCCGGGACGCCGGCCGCGCCCTGCGCGTCTCCCGGGCGGTCCGCGCGGGCAACCTGTCCGTCAACTCCCACTCCAGCGTCCGCTACTGGACCCCCTTCGGCGGGTTCAAGCAGTCCGGTGTCGGGCGCGAACTCGGCCCGGACGCACTGGCCGCCTTCACCGAGACCAAGAACGTCTTCATCAGCACGGAGGCCTGA
- a CDS encoding amino acid deaminase/aldolase yields the protein MTARASDRARYDQATAHLDAPLAIVDLDAFDANADDLVRRAGGKPVRVASKSVRCRALLERVLARDGFAGVMSFTLAESLWLARSGFDDVLLAYPSADRAGYAELASDPKLAAAVTVMVDDPAQLDLIDASRAGGGEVVRVCLESDTSLKLLGGRVRFGARRSPLHSPAQVADVARAVARRPGFRVVGIMAYEGHVAGVGDAVAGRPLRSRAVRLMQAAARRELAERRAAVVRAVRAVVPDLEFVNGGGTGSVQHTAAEDAVTEIAAGSGLYVPRLFDNYTSFSGRPAALFAQPVVRRPGVGVVTVLGGGYPASGAPGADRLPVPYLPEGLRYDPQEGAGEVQTPLLGSPADDLLIGDRVWFRHAKAGELCERFDALHLVEGAAVTATVPTYRGEGRTFL from the coding sequence ATGACTGCGCGCGCCTCCGACCGGGCCCGTTACGACCAGGCCACCGCCCACCTCGACGCCCCCCTGGCGATCGTGGATCTGGACGCCTTCGACGCCAACGCGGACGACCTGGTCCGCCGGGCCGGCGGGAAACCGGTCCGGGTGGCCAGCAAGTCCGTGCGCTGCCGTGCGCTGCTCGAACGGGTCCTGGCCCGTGACGGTTTCGCGGGCGTCATGTCGTTCACCCTGGCCGAGTCCCTGTGGCTGGCCCGCTCCGGTTTCGACGACGTCCTGCTGGCCTACCCCTCCGCCGACCGCGCCGGGTACGCCGAACTCGCCTCCGACCCCAAGCTCGCCGCCGCCGTCACGGTCATGGTCGACGATCCGGCGCAACTGGACCTGATCGACGCCTCGCGCGCCGGTGGCGGTGAAGTGGTGCGGGTCTGCCTGGAGTCGGACACCTCACTGAAGCTGCTGGGCGGGCGGGTGCGGTTCGGCGCCCGGCGTTCCCCGCTGCACTCCCCCGCCCAGGTCGCCGACGTGGCGCGCGCGGTGGCCCGGCGGCCGGGGTTCAGGGTCGTGGGGATCATGGCGTACGAGGGGCATGTCGCCGGGGTCGGCGACGCGGTGGCCGGACGGCCGCTGCGGTCCCGCGCGGTGCGGCTGATGCAGGCCGCCGCCCGGCGCGAACTCGCCGAGCGGCGCGCGGCGGTGGTGCGGGCGGTGCGGGCGGTGGTGCCGGATCTGGAGTTCGTCAACGGCGGGGGCACGGGCAGTGTGCAGCACACCGCCGCGGAGGACGCGGTCACCGAGATCGCGGCCGGGTCGGGGCTCTACGTGCCCCGGCTGTTCGACAACTACACGTCGTTCTCGGGGCGCCCGGCGGCCCTCTTCGCCCAGCCCGTCGTACGGCGGCCGGGCGTGGGGGTGGTGACGGTGCTCGGCGGGGGGTATCCGGCCTCCGGCGCGCCGGGCGCGGACCGGCTGCCGGTGCCGTACCTGCCCGAGGGCCTGCGCTACGACCCGCAGGAGGGGGCCGGCGAGGTGCAGACGCCGCTGCTGGGCTCGCCCGCCGACGATCTGCTGATCGGCGACAGGGTGTGGTTCCGGCACGCCAAGGCGGGTGAACTGTGCGAGCGGTTCGACGCGTTGCACCTGGTGGAGGGCGCGGCCGTGACGGCGACGGTGCCGACGTACCGCGGCGAGGGCCGCACGTTCCTGTGA
- the mycP gene encoding type VII secretion-associated serine protease mycosin, which produces MRPAAGRRPAAALGVLLAASLALLPATPAHADGIRARQWGLEAMHTQEAWRTTKGEGVTVAVLDTGVEADHPDLVGNVLPGKDMIRFGAGPGDRAWARHGTAMAGIIAGHGHGPGNAEGVMGIAPEARILPVRVILEDGDPSRAKARSTRGNALAEGIRWAADHGADVINLSLGDDSESAHPERGEDEAIQYALRKGVVVVASAGNGGEKGDRVSYPAAYPGVITATAVDRYGTRAPFSTRRWYATVSAPGVDVIIADPDHRYYEGWGTSAAAAFVSGAVALVRSAHPDLTPAQVKRLLEDTARNAPADGRDDSRGFGLVDPAAAIEAAARLEPEGLKPAAYGDRYFGPGPEAAGSGDDTADRAAPLAGGAGGVLLVATVVLWRSRRAHGEDF; this is translated from the coding sequence ATGAGGCCGGCCGCCGGCCGGCGTCCCGCAGCGGCCCTCGGTGTGCTGCTCGCCGCCTCCCTCGCCCTCCTGCCCGCCACCCCCGCGCACGCCGACGGCATCCGCGCCCGGCAGTGGGGCCTGGAGGCCATGCACACCCAGGAGGCCTGGCGAACCACGAAGGGTGAGGGCGTCACCGTCGCCGTCCTGGACACCGGCGTCGAGGCCGACCACCCGGACCTGGTGGGCAACGTGCTGCCCGGCAAGGACATGATCCGCTTCGGAGCCGGGCCCGGCGACCGCGCCTGGGCCCGCCACGGCACCGCCATGGCCGGGATCATCGCCGGTCACGGACACGGCCCCGGGAACGCCGAGGGCGTCATGGGCATCGCGCCCGAGGCCCGGATCCTGCCCGTCCGGGTGATCCTGGAGGACGGCGACCCCTCCCGCGCCAAGGCCCGCAGCACCCGTGGCAACGCCCTCGCCGAGGGCATCCGCTGGGCCGCCGACCACGGCGCCGACGTCATCAACCTCTCCCTCGGCGACGACTCCGAGTCCGCCCACCCCGAACGCGGCGAGGACGAGGCCATCCAGTACGCCCTGCGCAAGGGCGTGGTGGTCGTGGCCTCCGCCGGGAACGGCGGCGAGAAGGGCGACCGCGTCTCCTACCCGGCCGCCTATCCGGGCGTCATCACCGCCACCGCCGTGGACCGCTACGGCACCCGCGCCCCGTTCTCCACCCGCCGCTGGTACGCCACGGTCAGCGCACCCGGGGTGGACGTGATCATCGCCGACCCCGACCACCGGTACTACGAGGGCTGGGGCACCAGCGCGGCCGCCGCGTTCGTCTCCGGCGCCGTCGCGCTGGTCAGGTCGGCCCACCCCGACCTGACCCCGGCCCAGGTCAAGCGGCTGCTGGAGGACACCGCCCGCAACGCCCCCGCCGACGGCCGCGACGACTCGCGCGGATTCGGTCTCGTCGACCCGGCCGCCGCGATCGAGGCGGCCGCCCGGCTGGAACCGGAGGGCCTGAAGCCGGCGGCCTACGGCGACCGCTACTTCGGTCCCGGCCCGGAGGCCGCCGGATCCGGCGACGACACCGCCGACCGGGCGGCCCCCCTGGCGGGCGGCGCCGGCGGGGTGCTGCTGGTGGCCACGGTGGTCCTGTGGCGGAGCCGCCGCGCACACGGCGAGGACTTCTGA
- a CDS encoding glutamine synthetase family protein, with the protein MADRTPPLTVEELHALVAGGEIDTVVLAFPDMQGRLQGKRFAARFFLDEVLHHGTEGCNYLLAVDADMNTVDGYEMSSWDTGYGDFAMYPDLDTLRRLPWNEGTAMVVADLAWDDGSPVAAAPRQILRRQLDRLAGLGLTAQVGTELEFIVFEDTYEQAWDAGYRGLTPVNRYNVDYSVLGTGRVEPLLRRIRNEMAGAGLTVESAKGECNPGQHEIAFRYDEALVTCDQHAVYKTGAKEIAAQEGVSITFMAKYNEREGNSCHIHLSLADADGNNAMAGTARDPGGMSGLMRHFLAGQLAALREFSLLYAPHINSYKRFQPGSFAPTAVAWGRDNRTCALRVVGHGRSLRFENRLPGGDVNPHLAVAGMVAAGLYGVERKLELPEPCPGNAYTAGFEHVPTTLREAAELWENSAIAEAAFGDEVVAHYRNMARVETDAFDAAVTDWELRRSFERM; encoded by the coding sequence GTGGCAGACCGCACACCCCCGCTCACCGTCGAGGAGCTGCACGCCCTCGTCGCCGGCGGTGAGATCGACACGGTCGTCCTGGCCTTTCCCGACATGCAGGGGCGGCTCCAGGGCAAGCGGTTCGCCGCCCGCTTCTTCCTCGACGAGGTGCTCCACCACGGCACCGAGGGCTGCAACTACCTGCTCGCCGTCGACGCCGACATGAACACCGTCGACGGCTACGAGATGTCCTCCTGGGACACCGGCTACGGCGACTTCGCCATGTACCCCGACCTCGACACCCTGCGCCGCCTGCCGTGGAACGAGGGCACCGCCATGGTCGTCGCCGACCTCGCCTGGGACGACGGCTCCCCGGTCGCCGCCGCCCCCCGCCAGATCCTGCGCCGCCAGCTCGACCGGCTGGCCGGGCTCGGCCTCACCGCCCAGGTCGGCACGGAGCTGGAGTTCATCGTCTTCGAGGACACCTACGAACAGGCCTGGGACGCCGGCTACCGCGGCCTCACCCCGGTCAACCGGTACAACGTCGACTACTCCGTGCTCGGCACCGGACGCGTCGAGCCGCTGCTGCGCCGCATCCGCAACGAGATGGCCGGCGCCGGACTCACCGTCGAGTCCGCCAAGGGCGAGTGCAACCCGGGCCAGCACGAGATCGCCTTCCGCTACGACGAGGCCCTGGTCACCTGCGACCAGCACGCGGTCTACAAGACCGGCGCCAAGGAGATCGCCGCCCAGGAGGGCGTCTCGATCACCTTCATGGCCAAGTACAACGAGCGCGAGGGCAACTCCTGCCACATCCACCTCTCCCTCGCGGACGCCGACGGGAACAACGCCATGGCGGGCACCGCGCGGGACCCGGGCGGCATGTCCGGGCTGATGCGGCACTTCCTCGCCGGGCAGCTCGCCGCGCTCCGCGAGTTCTCCCTGCTGTACGCCCCGCACATCAACTCCTACAAGCGGTTCCAGCCGGGCTCCTTCGCCCCGACCGCCGTCGCCTGGGGGCGCGACAACCGCACCTGCGCCCTGCGCGTGGTCGGCCACGGCCGCTCGCTGCGCTTCGAGAACCGGCTCCCGGGCGGCGACGTCAACCCGCACCTGGCCGTCGCCGGCATGGTCGCCGCCGGCCTGTACGGCGTCGAGCGGAAGCTGGAGCTGCCCGAACCCTGCCCCGGCAACGCCTACACCGCCGGCTTCGAGCACGTCCCCACCACCCTGCGCGAGGCCGCCGAGCTGTGGGAGAACAGCGCGATCGCCGAGGCGGCCTTCGGCGACGAGGTCGTCGCGCACTACCGCAACATGGCGCGCGTCGAGACCGACGCCTTCGACGCCGCGGTCACCGACTGGGAGCTGCGCCGCTCCTTCGAACGCATGTGA
- a CDS encoding 3-oxoacyl-ACP reductase, which translates to MSEENICRRLVGRTAVVTGAGSGIGLATARRLASEGAHVVCGDVDETRGKAAAEETGGVFVGVDVTDPEQVEALFRTAYDTYGSVDVAFNNAGISPPDDDSILETGLEAWKRVQEVNLTSVYLCCKAALPYMRRQGKGSIINTASFVARMGAATSQISYTASKGGVLAMSRELGVQFAREGIRVNALCPGPVNTPLLRELFAKDPERAARRLVHIPLGRFAEAEEIAAAVAFLASDDSSFVNATDFLVDGGISGAYVTPL; encoded by the coding sequence ATGAGCGAGGAAAACATCTGCCGCCGCCTGGTCGGCCGCACCGCCGTCGTCACCGGCGCGGGCAGCGGCATCGGCCTGGCCACCGCCCGCCGGCTCGCCTCCGAGGGAGCGCACGTGGTCTGCGGCGACGTGGACGAGACACGCGGCAAGGCGGCCGCCGAGGAGACCGGCGGCGTTTTTGTCGGCGTCGACGTCACCGACCCCGAGCAGGTGGAAGCCCTGTTCCGGACCGCGTACGACACCTACGGCAGCGTCGACGTCGCCTTCAACAACGCCGGGATCTCGCCGCCCGACGACGACTCCATCCTGGAGACCGGCCTGGAGGCCTGGAAGCGCGTCCAGGAGGTCAACCTCACCTCCGTCTACCTGTGCTGCAAGGCCGCCCTCCCCTACATGCGGCGCCAGGGCAAGGGCTCCATCATCAACACCGCGTCCTTCGTCGCCAGGATGGGAGCGGCCACCAGCCAGATCTCGTACACCGCCTCCAAGGGCGGCGTTCTCGCCATGTCCCGGGAACTCGGCGTGCAGTTCGCCCGCGAGGGCATCCGCGTCAACGCCCTGTGCCCCGGCCCGGTCAACACCCCGCTGCTGCGGGAGCTGTTCGCCAAGGACCCCGAGCGCGCGGCCCGCCGCCTGGTGCACATCCCGCTCGGCCGGTTCGCCGAGGCCGAGGAGATCGCCGCCGCCGTCGCCTTCCTGGCCAGCGACGACTCCTCCTTCGTCAACGCCACCGACTTCCTGGTGGACGGCGGAATCTCGGGTGCGTACGTCACACCGCTGTAG